A genome region from Bufo gargarizans isolate SCDJY-AF-19 chromosome 2, ASM1485885v1, whole genome shotgun sequence includes the following:
- the ANK1 gene encoding ankyrin-1 isoform X7, with protein MWGFLTQLGVCVVLIGFFVVSCQNVVHIVRGAAKFVLRRLHTELDRELGEGGVDDDEETLTTKVVRRRVIVKGNEVSDLPGEQVTEEEFTDEQGNIVTKKTVRKVLRRVGPPGSTDLGDNEDFIIEGTLQEPEELESETPNYLKYAVLHREAEDEFDSLRSEVGDGRKGAQIVKRAGTKRVQQ; from the exons ATGTGGGGTTTCCTGACACAGTTGGGGGTCTGTGTAGTCCTGATTGGCTTTTTCGTAGTCAGCTGCCAAAATGTGGTGCATATTGTACGTGGAGCGGCAAAGTTTGTATTGCGTCGTCTCCATACTGAGCTAGACCGGGAACTGGGAGAAGGAGGCGTGGACGATGATGAGGAGACTCTGACCACCAAGGTGGTACGACGGAGAGTAATCGTCAAG GGGAACGAAGTGTCTGACCTTCCAGGGGAGCAAGTGACAGAGGAAGAATTTACAGATGAGCAAGGGAACATAGTAACAAAGAAG ACAGTTCGGAAGGTGCTGCGCAGGGTGGGGCCACCAGGGTCCACAGATCTGGGGGACAATGAAGACTTTATCATTGAAGGAACATTGCAAGAGCCTGAAGAGCTTGAGAGTGAGACTCCCAATTACCTGAAGTACGCAGTACTGCATCGAGAG GCAGAGGACGAATTTGACTCTTTGAGATCAGAGGTCGGAGACGGGAGGAAAGGGGCACAGATTGTGAAAAGAGCCGGCACAAAACGGGTGCAGCAGTGA